A window of Coturnix japonica isolate 7356 chromosome 2, Coturnix japonica 2.1, whole genome shotgun sequence contains these coding sequences:
- the POP1 gene encoding ribonucleases P/MRP protein subunit POP1, whose product MSTAREKKRARKMRNQPASVTLPAEPASFTGGGSSSSRACSAPGDVRSEQQYQQKKFLHQSPGPPYRKEQNRGDSRGRGRGGWQGEHQNSSEEMPRYITVSTFAEARAAELKAMLKAVAQKSSNSLVFQTLPRSMRRRAMSHNIKRLPRRLQEIARKEAEKAVHQKKEQSKTKCRKARRRHINLVAEFNHRQRKNIWLETHIWHAKRFHMVKKWGYCLGNSPTEKCYRACYRAMTNHCLLQDLSYYCCLELTGKENELLKQLARICSVDAGLTFGAASCLSGRFQGSLNIYRADRYPEDMLGPVTFIWKPRSGSENRQLWIWVHPALKQDILNELKAIFQCSEPEEICIPEPITTLNQEEKQMDVVQNLGKKRKREDKEGDKAVPVKKIIGDGTRDPFQSYSWVSQTTGVVISDLTMEILRYRLIGPLSHSVLTETLKAASIQTEMVDSESKLNNWWVENCKDSEKVSLHHRQTAIFELLEGISSPSEMPPGTILGLTVGDPRVNLPKKKTKAMPDPEKYQDNDKVRQLYLEGVPVECAHSFIWDHDICKNVTENKISEQELNRMRAQLLVPGSQLDLGPRESKIPILLVQQPGKMAGEDRPGWGSGWDIYLPKGWGMAFWIPFIYRGVRVGGLQEASKHSEYQRIPHTPDDFPDCPAGMQFAKELECSLLDRFKRRPPAKRANYVKLGTLSPFICPWGQLVKSWEGRMKASEESVCPSPHAEHCTTEGRDFCDPKPELVKEASPEAGEAEDTMEVSSEDAMKTEGDTGTQDFGERGETMRSNFIVLRNEKLLMQLSAWCYPTSGKDRRPRLVSQLGGKEMTEDVLLPILMNYPRALVWVKLSLLRKGNPEIHAMICIPTEDDLLHLSKDRLFCGPQEPKHRDVFRHKVQKLKENKRKKKEEDNVKAQESNPPSVPEKETTEGCKDLILGLWSGTLPDVTSHCSRTLLGYVTRGDFSLATGCGEALGFVSLTGLLYMLYSQPADKKGLVLLRTPASLQYRFARLTIEV is encoded by the exons ATGTCTACGGCGAGGGAGAAGAAGCGGGCCAGGAAGATGAGGAACCAGCCGGCCAGCGTCACGCTCCCGGCTGAGCCGGCGTCCTTTACAGgaggcggcagcagcagcagcagggcctgCTCGGCTCCAG GAGATGTTCGTTCTGAGCAGCAGTATCAACAGAAGAAATTTTTGCATCAGTCACCTGGGCCTCCctacaggaaagaacaaaatagaGGAGACTCAAgaggcagaggaagaggaggatggcAAGGAGAACATCAGAATTCTTCAGAGGAAATGCCTAGATACATAACAG TGTCTACCTTTGCTGAAGCTCGTGCTGCTGAGCTCAAAGCCATGCTGAAAGCAGTTGCGCAGAAGTCTTCCAACTCTCTAGTGTTCCAGACTCTGCCCAGGAGCATGCGAAGGCGAGCTATGAGTCACAATATTAAGCGCCTACCCAGGCGGCTGCAAGAGATTGCCAGAAAAGAG GCCGAGAAAGCTGTACATCAGAAAAAAGAACAGTCCAAGACTAAATGCCGCAAAGCCAGAAGACGCCACATAAATTTGGTAGCAGAGTTTAATCacaggcaaaggaaaaatatttggctGGAAACACATATTTGGCATGCAAAGAGATTTCATATGGTAAAGAAATGGGGATACTGCTTAGGAAACAGCCCTACAGAGAAGTGCTACAGGGCTTGCTACCGAGCCATGACAAATCACTGCCTTCTTCAG GATTTATCATATTATTGTTGTCTGGAGTTGACTGGTAAAGAGAACGAGCTTCTGAAACAGCTTGCTCGAATATGTAGCGTTGATGCAG GACTAACGTTTGGAGCAGCCAGTTGTCTGTCTGGAAGATTCCAGGGATCCTTGAATATTTACCGAGCAGATCGCTATCCTGAGGACATGCTTGGTCCTGTTACATTTATTTGGAAACCAAGGTCTGGGTCTGAAAACAGACAGTTATGGATCTGGGTGCATCCAGCTCTCAAACAG GACATACTGAATGAGTTGAAAGCAATTTTCCAGTGTTCAGAGCCTGAGGAGATCTGTATTCCTGAGCCAATTACAACATTaaatcaagaggaaaaacaaatggatgTTGTTCAGAACCttggcaaaaaaagaaagagggaggaCAAAGAAGGAGATAAAGCTGTgccagtgaaaaaaataattggtgATGGCACTAGAGATCCGTTCCAGTCCTACTCCTGGGTCTCACAAACGACTGGCGTTGTGATCAG CGATCTAACTATGGAGATTCTCAGGTATCGACTGATTGGCCCATTATCACACTCTGTCCTTACAGAGACCCTGAAAGCTGCTTCTATCCAAACA GAGATGGTGGATTCAGAGTCGAAACTGAATAACTGGTGGGTAGAAAACTGCAAGGACTCTGAAAAAGTATCTCTTCATCATCGTCAAACTGCTATCTTTGAGCTCTTAGAAG ggATAAGTTCACCATCAGAAATGCCACCAGGTACAATACTGGGCCTCACTGTTGGAGATCCTCGAGTCAATCTGccaaaaaagaagacaaaagccATGCCGGATCCAGAAAAATACCAAG ATAATGATAAAGTTAGGCAGCTGTACCTGGAGGGTGTACCCGTTGAGTGTGCTCACAGCTTTATCTGGGACCACGACATCTGTAAGAAcgtcactgaaaataaaatctcagagCAG GAATTAAACAGAATGAGAGCCCAGTTACTGGTACCTGGATCTCAGCTTGATTTGGGTCCTCGTGAATCTAAAATTCCTATACTGTTGGTGCAGCAGCCAGGAAAAATGGCTGGAGAAGATCGACCAGGATGGGGGAGTGGCTGGGATATCTATCTCCCAAAGGGCTGGGGCATGGCTTTCTGGATTCCTTTT ATATACCGCGGTGTACGAGTCGGTGGCTTGCAAGAAGCTTCCAAACATTCTGAGTATCAAAGAATACCTCACACTCCAGATGATTTCCCTGATTGCCCGGCGGGAATGCAGTTTGCCAAAGAACTGGAATGCAGCCTTCTTGACAGATTCAAACG ACGTCCACCTGCAAAAAGGGCAAATTATGTCAAACTGGGCACTCTGTCCCCTTTCATCTGTCCTTGGGGGCAGCTGGTGaagagctgggaaggaagaatgaaagCTTCAGAAGAATCTGTGTGTCCTTCCCCACATGCTGAGCACTGCACAACTGAAGGACGTGACTTTTGTGACCCCAAACCAGAATTGGTGAAAGAAGCTTCCCCTGAGGCTGGTGAGGCAGAGGATACCATGGAAGTAAGCTCCGAAGATGCCATGAAGACAGAGGGTGATACAGGCACCCAAGATTTTGGTGAGAGAGGTGAAACTATGAGAAGTAACTTCATTGTTCTCAG GAATGAGAAATTACTAATGCAGTTATCAGCCTGGTGCTACCCCACTTCTGGAAAAGATCGGCGACCTCGCCTTGTTTCTCAGcttggaggaaaggaaatgactGAAGATGTCCTTTTGCCAATCTTGATGAACTATCCCAGGGCTCTGGTATGGGTCAAATTATCTCTCTTGAGAAAGGGAAACCCTGAAATACATGCCATGATTTGCATCCCAACAGAAGATGATTTACTACATTTAAGCAAGGACAGACTCTTCTGTGGTCCTCAAGAACCCAAGCATCGTGACGTATTCAGGCACAAGGTACAGAAGCTAAAAGAGaataagaggaagaagaaagaggaagataatGTGAAGGCTCAAGAAAGCAACCCTCCCAGTgttccagagaaagaaacaactgaGGGATGTAAAGACCTCATTCTAGGTCTTTGGTCAGGCACACTCCCAGATGTTACTTCCCATTGCTCCAGAACTCTCTTGGGATATGTGACTCGAGGGGATTTTTCACTAGCTACGGGCTGTGGAGAAGCACTGGGTTTTGTTAGCTTGACAGGGTTGCTTTATATGTTATACAGCCAGCCAGCAGATAAAAAAGGGCTTGTTTTGCTCAGAACTCCAGCATCTTTACAGTACAGATTTGCAAGACTTACTATTGAGGTTTAA
- the RIDA gene encoding 2-iminobutanoate/2-iminopropanoate deaminase, whose translation MAAVVRKIISTAKAPTPLGSYSQAVLVDRTMYIAGQVGLDPSSGKLVPGGVKEEAKQAFKNLGEILKAAGCDFSNVVKTTVLLADMKDFNDMNEVYGQIFKSNFPARVSFQVAALPIGARIEIEAIAVQGPIQNVPASS comes from the exons ATGGCTGCTGTGGTAAGGAAGATCATCAGCACTGCTAAGGCTCCTACGCCGCTGGGTTCATACAG CCAAGCAGTGCTTGTAGACCGGACCATGTACATTGCAGGACAGGTAGGTCTAGATCCTTCCAGTGGGAAgcttgtccctggaggtgtaaAGGAAGAAGCTAAGCAG GCGTTTAAAAATTTGGGAGAAATCCTGAAAGCTGCAGGCTGTGACTTTAGCAATG TTGTGAAGACCACGGTTTTGTTGGCAGACATGAAGGACTTCAATGATATGAATGAAGTTTATGGACAGA TATTCAAATCAAACTTCCCAGCCAGAGTATCCTTCCAGGTTGCTGCTTTGCCAATA GGTGCCCGAATTGAGATTGAAGCTATTGCCGTTCAAGGACCCATCCAGAATGTTCCAGCCTCTTCATAA